TTTAAAAAAAGCTTTAGTACACAGTAATGAATGTAACTGGGATGTAAAGATGACTGTAAAGTATTGGGAGTGAAAACAGGTGAACTACCTCTGGCCTTGAAGTGAAGCGCATAGTTGAAATACCAACCGGCATTTAGCTCTCGGGCTACCATTAGCGTCTCTCACCCACGCCCAGAGCCAGATCTAATATCCTTTTTGATCCAgtaaatgaataacattttagTAACTTATTAAGAGGACAGTAGCCGGTCACTCACCGCTATCCGGTTCGGTGTACATCTGATGGCATTCCCGTAAGATACGCTCATCGCAGGACACACTACCCGCTATTGATTCGGCATTTGCAGCACTCCTGCTCTTGATTTTCCCGGACATCGTGATGTAAAGTTACGGGCTGTAATAAAGTAGCGTGTCTTATCGTGTACAAAGTAGCAACCAACAAGCAGAATGAAACAGAAGACGTGAATTGAAAAGGAATACCGCTCACATCAAAATGAAGTTCAAATCACCCCGGTCTGCTGGGTAACGCTGGCCACGTCACCGGTATTTGCAAAGCTCTGTGGGAGTTGTAGTCTTTATAAATACGTTGCAATCCTACACGGCAGTAACTTGTTTCTGCCTTGTTGATCTTTAAAGTGTtagtttcaaaaatgaaaattctctcagaatgttctcaccctcatgccatcccagatgtgtatgactttctttcttctgtagaacacaaagatttttagaagaatatctcagttctgtaggttcatGTTGAATGGTGGCAATAACTTTTAAGgtacaaaaagcatataaaagcagcataaaagtaatccataggactccagtggttatgataggtgtgggtgagaaacagaccaatatttaatggaatattccgggttcaaaacaagtaaagctaaatcgaaagcatttgtggcataatgttgattcccaaataaatacatttcgacgcgcccctccttttctttaaagaagcaaaaatcagggttccagtgaggcaagGCAATCTGtacacgttaaaatactcactatttcaaaagtacagccaccaGACGTAAACATTGTgtaataacatgattttagtgtgataaaactgcttaccttttctgttaaagttacagacaattttacaacttcgttgccatgacaatgtacaATGTACTGTCAGCAAaccctgaaatgactgtaaaaatgacgatttaaacttCCTTATAGCACAAATAacacacacgttttaacagaagacttaatgtaagtgctttttataaatttaaaagcttcacattcTTGCCtttaaaattggccccattcacttccatcgtaaatgcctcactgtaacctcgaattttgcttttttttttttaaagaaaaggagggacgtagggggcctgggtagctcagtggtaaaagacaatggctaccacacctggagttcgctagttcaaatcccagggcatgctgagtgactccagccaggtttcctaagcagcccggttgctagggagtcacatggggtaacctcctcgtggtcgctataatttggtttgttctcggtggtgcacatggtgagttgagcatggatgccacagtgggtggcatgaagcctcctcacgtgctatgtctccgtggcaatgcgctcaacaagccacgtgataagatgagatGGGATTAGTCCTCCACCACCcacttgtaatgaacccagaatattcctataaatcctttcttactataaattctcctccccacccagtaggtggtgatatgcacgaagaatgcgaattgccaaaaacaaacaagaatgtggaagtgaaagtgaaaatttatAGGAATAagggacttaaatgttgatccatttctcacccacacctatcatatcacctctgcagacactggagtcatatggattacttttaagttgcctttatatcctttttagaCCTTCtaagttctggttaccattcacatgtattgtatggacctactgagctgagatattcatctaaaaatctttgtgttcagtagaagaaagaaagtcatacgcatctgggatggcatgagggtgagtaaatgatgagagaattttaatttttgggtgaactatccctctaatcCACACCACAGGCAGAATTAATAGCTTATATTGTGTATTTGCCTCGGTTAACTTAATTTTaacagttaacattttcaatgttaaaaatgcTACAAAATTTTTGACATGCATCCTAAATTCTGATAATGAAAAACTGCATTAAGCAATAAGAAGAGAAAAGCAcaacaattattttcatttacccCATACTTTAATGTAAAGAATTCAGGCTAATGTAATACACTTTAATAGTTTAGCATTCAAAGAAAAACTCTGCTACATAATCGAACACATTTTACATGGCATGTCTGCTCTAACACGATCAGATATATCTCTACACATGCTGCTCAATGTTAGATCATTTACAACACTTCTCATAGACAAAAAGCAAGAAGcaagacaaacaaaaacaagtaTCCCAACTCATGTCTCAACTGAGTTTATAAGCTGTAATTGAAGTGTCTTAAAGTCACTCAACTGTGGACAATCTCCCTCTAAATCCAATAAACCAGCAGTTTTGCTTTTAGTTCATGCACACACTTATGAGCAGAAATTCATTTGTTGGGATTCCTCAGTGACCCATTAAATTAAAAGATTTATTTAACCAAAAATTACTGAATTTGGAGGTATGAATATTTATCCTTTCTATGCaaactctctcgctctctctctcacatacacacacacacacacacacacacacacacacacatattgcacATAACCCTCTTTAAGCAAAGTTCTCgcacacaataaaacaaacatttacaaacagtAAAATGTCACTCTAATTTTGTACTCGCACTACCTCTTTCACAAAGACCTcattatttaaagtaaaaatgaaCTGAATAAAAAGGCATTGGATCTTAAAGTTACgatcaaattgtcaaaaaaaaaaaaaatgtaaattgcacTTAATCAGGAGAATTTGAGGGCTTAATTCAAAATCCCAACAAAATTAAAGAATTCTTTGAAAAAGCGTTGAAGTGGTTGATAAGAATACAGGCACAGTTTCTCAAGAACGCCACAGCATCCCTTACACACCCCCaaacacatacacccacacacaaatgcacaggtAAGACAACCCACCTCCTCTGAAAAACAGGTGCATTGGGATATCAGTGTGGAAAAAAAGGTGCTCACAATAGTAGTGAAGATCATAAATGGATATATATAAAAGGAAGCGTATCTCATGCTGTTCTTGGAGAAGCTGCAAGCGGTGACAGCAAGTTATAGCAAAGACTCAAGCCTTTAGTCCCAGCCATTATCCTTAATCATATGAGATAATTCAATGATAAACTTCCCCTCCTTGTACTTCTGACTTAACTCAAATGCCTGCTCCTgtagaggtagagagagagaaattatgaTCAGTTCAGGTACATGTCCTGCTGTATTTTTTGGCTATATGTGAGAAAAAATAATGTTTCAGCATACGTACATATTTCCAGCCCAGCGTGGTGTGGCAATTCTCACAGTAAATATCAGCCACCGCATGAAGACCGGTCAGTAGCAGCCTTTCTTCTGCTGGACCACAACCTACATTCACCCTGAAAGCACCAAATTACAGTTTAGAAATCATGTGTGGTCTGATTTCTAAGAAGCCCTTAGGGGAACGGGGGGAAGGGTTGGGGATTTATCTTCTAAAAATAGTTgtccattccctcgcaataagttgtgCGTTCTttcgcaattattttgggttcccttgcaGCATCTTATCTATCCCTTAAGAAAATTaagcatggttttactacagtaaccatagttcaactatgatcgaccgatatgggttttttaatggccaatgcccaTATCGAGAGAGCAGGATGACCGATAGCATAATATTTACTAAATTTTACAGGaaactttaactttttaaaaaaataaaaatctgtaaaaaaatcATTCAAAAAAGTGTGTTTCAGATAGCAGGGTCTCTtagtttctgtttagtcatcccaTAGAAATGAAGAAATTTGTTAAAACATGAATGGAAGGAAAAACAGTGCACATAGTAATCTAGTCACCACGGAAGGTATGTgtgcattagcaatcgcattttctcacaaaaagacctaatacattgataataataacaataatatgttACACAATGACTTGGatgtggcattgctatgcagtctgCTTAAACCCTCAAATCTTTTTCTGAAAACTGAAGGAAGTATTTTTGAGTTTCTGTTTGTAGCAGAGTTGACAATGGCTGTTTAATGCAatggtgttattttttatttcgaTAGTTACTTTTAGCAGCCATGCGTATTTTTAGCGGCCAAGCATATTTGTTAACTCTGAGCACAAGAAGGAATTGGTGTTTTTAAAACACAGAACTGCTTTTAAAATACTATCAAGAGCCTCATGCATACTTAGAGCATGTGTAATACACTACAGAGAACAGATCTGCACATATACAGGAAGCGCAGCGAGCAGCATGTgcaggattttattcatttaattaaatcgcatctcttgcagtttaataatcgcaCGAAGTCATATCTTAATTTCAATATTGTTTGATTAGTCATTCAGCCCTAAATACGACATATAGTGGCCATTTATAGAGCACTTGAAGCCCTTTGACGTTAAAGGTCGCTCTCTCATGTGGTTTCAGCGACAGCAAAGGCCCACTTCCAGTTTACAGAGATATATCCAGCTGCAGCCTCGCAGCAccatcagttttagggcagaagcTCCAGGGCAGCAGTCTCAGGGTGGAGGAGCTATGTCATGCTATTTTCACCTTAGAATTTTATTCCATTGcaatataaaaacacatttcactAAGTGCGTGCTTTATCATCAACCCTTCTGCATATCATCTTCTGTaacatgattattcaagtgttttattcaacaaatattaatgttaaaaagCAGCCTCTGAGCAGGTTGTACCCATAAAAATAGCCTAAAATTAAGAGGTGAGACACGTGATACGGCTGATCATcggacaatgcaagtaaatgcagGTAAAATAGCAGGCTACAATAAAATTGTAACAGACAAAGagtgaggattcaataatgatggggatgcaatatactttattaaacactaAATACTATGCAGTGTATTATTAAAATGTGGTACAATTATGGCTTTTAAACCATGGTCTCcacaaaaaaaatctttaaccatggtttcactacagtaaaccTGCACTAACCATGATggtaaaggcctttgcacaccagaggcgatcgataaaataaaaca
This portion of the Myxocyprinus asiaticus isolate MX2 ecotype Aquarium Trade chromosome 14, UBuf_Myxa_2, whole genome shotgun sequence genome encodes:
- the ypel3 gene encoding protein yippee-like 3 gives rise to the protein MVKQTKAKTFQAYLDSCHRRYSCVHCRAHLANHDDLISKSFQGSQGRAYLFNSVVNVGCGPAEERLLLTGLHAVADIYCENCHTTLGWKYEQAFELSQKYKEGKFIIELSHMIKDNGWD